The Coffea arabica cultivar ET-39 chromosome 10e, Coffea Arabica ET-39 HiFi, whole genome shotgun sequence region atttttttttttttaagtaatttgttaaatagcctgaaacccgcttgcgggtttccctctttttttttttttaaaaataaattctatgctaaaatgacttaaaacaaaaataaaagactaaaagtaaataaaaactagcatgaaaaataaaaataacagtaaataaaaatacactaaaaatttggtgtctacagtagtTAATGAATAATCTGGAAACAGATTGAATGAAAACTCAGAAGAAACGGAAGCTGGTCTCTTATTATTAAAGAGTGAAGGCTAAAATAGGCATATCAGGTGAAAGTTTGTGGTGGAAATCTGTTTTTCGCATATGCACGCGCCTTTGCAGTTCGTTTAAGACACACGCCGAATATTTGACGATTTCCGTCCACTTTTCAGGTTAATTCAAACCACGGGGTATCGACTGGTATGATATGAAACCACAAGGGGTTTTTATGAATGATTGCCtaaccacagggggcttttttgttgtttaccctattacttattgaacttccttctttcttcatttACCCAGAATTCCCTTCCCCTTCTTTTCTGTCGAAtagcctttttctttctctcgaTCGAATAGGCCGCTATACTATATCGGCCTgcaaaattttcagtttcttACCGAATCCTTCAACAACTAATTGTCCTTCAATTTGATTTCGACCCAGAAAATCCTCCACACGCACGTGAATTTTTGGCCTGCCCCAAAAATTAGGTCAGTAAAATTCCTTTTCCCCAAAATCTACGGCCCTGCAAAATCTTCGATTTTCTGTCAATTCCTCGAGCAATTAACTGTACTTCCTTTCGATTGTCTCTAAAAAAGTCGCCCAATTGACGTCAATTCTTCTTTTGCCCCAAAAAACAGTTCACTGATAtctttttttccccaaaatcAGCTCATTTTAGGGATGcctgttctaccgacgtatgcTATGATGCAGCTTTCAAAATTTACTATTCCCAGTCCTATATATACTTTTGTTCCTCAGTTTTGCCGGTCTTCAGCAGACGACCGAAGAAAATCTAGGTATTTTCTATTCTGTGTCTTTTTATTTCAACCTGCAATTTTTTAGTTTGATGAATGTTCTTACCTTCTGTTCATTTATTGCCTTCCGTTAATTAAAGACTGCCATGTCTTTTATTTTATGCATAAAAGAATAATTATGATGCTAATTTTTCGATTAGCTTACGTTTactttttcctctgtttttatattaatttcaaATGCTGCCGGACTTTTGCAAACATTCAGGCGAGCAAAGAAAATATAGGTATGTTTCTGTTTTCTCACCTTCTGATTTGAACTGCAATTTTTTCCCATTGTTGTTGCCTCTGTTTATTGctttcttttaattattataAGAAATGCGATGTGTTTGATGTTATGCTATGATGGTTTACTTTTGCCTctgtttttaatttcaaatgttGCATGATGCTGTTAGCTGTTTATCTATTCAATAATTACATCATTTAGTATCATTGTACTTCGGGTTATTAAGGAtgtcattttatatatattagttaGTTTTAGCTATTCTAGGATGCTTTGATTCTATCATTTTGTGTACCTTTGGTTTAGTATCTTGCTttatttatagtaaaattaGATTTTGATCTTCTGTGtttcaaaatgaagaaaaaaagaaaatttagttcaGGTTTTAGATTGATAGATGAGATGTTTGATGATTCCCTTGATTTAGCAAtgttggaaagaaacaaaaggagaaaCTTAAATATGCTGACTGAGCATATGAAGTTTACTCTTGATTCTTCTGTTTCTCAACCATATTCTCCTATTGTAATCAACTGTGAGAATGACATCCGTGAAAAGCACTCTGTTGAAACATGTGCTTCACAAAATCACATCGATAGGAAGCCTATTTAAACCCCCTAATATGTAACTGTGGGTTGAACTGAAGTGTGTGTTTTGCTAAGACATGAATGTTTGAGTTTATGTAATCTATGGTTGTGATTTGCATATTCATTATTTACCTCTTCATTTTTCAGTTGGTCatatcatatatatacatatatggtCCTGATTGCCCAGGTGTGATTAAGTTGTTTGATCATATCAGTGGGTAGGCCGTGCAATGCACGGCCAGAATCATGCTAGTTGACAGGCTAATTGTCTAACATCCAATGCCCCTCCCTCAGACCGAGAAAAGTAAAGCCAATTTTCTATTTGGGAAAACTTGACGTTCGCTAACATCTTTTGTCTACCAGTAAACctagtcaaaaattgaaaatgagtATCATAATTAcaagattcaaaatcctaagcAACTACCGTAGTAGtaacaatggagcaattgatagTTGCAAGAATAAGCTAGCAACATAAATTTCAAGCCATTAGACTTTACAAGCATCAAatagtttcttttgtaatgggaGAGATGTGTTGGATGGTACAGGAGGAGGGAGTGTAAATGAAAGATTTCGAGTTCGAACTCCTACTTACACTTATAGGTAGCAAAGAAatccatttaactaaatttacccatacccgcTCATGAATAACTGGATACGAGTATCTTAAGCTTTTATATATAGGTATAAATTAGTTACCCAATAATATCCACTTAATAAATGGATATAATTAGGTAACTCaccaaacccaattaacccatttaaaattaTCTTTCCCAAGCCTCCACTCTTCCCTAACCCATTTAGAAGAAATTTGAGACCTGCGTTTGATTATAGAACTCATTGTTGGAGACTTTCATGCATTAATATTGCTAAAACATTGTATATAGTAGAATGTTTTATTTTTCAGCCTTAACAAATATTTGATGGATTTTTGACGCATATAGATGTcctacttaatttttttttcatattcttcattttgtcatgatgttaactatttttgtttaatttattattattattatttgttgctttattttatcattttattttcttgtaatttgTTAACTAGCTCactttttagcattaccaatgtATGATAAGTTTTAGCCTCCCTTCCtatcttttcaaaatgaaattttaaattcacaCATGAAAAAAATGCCAAGGATTCAAAGTTTTTGGATGAAGTTTATATGTTAATTTtcatagtacttagttcaaaattttatattcttattgttcaattattaaatagtatgtaattttacAATATAGGGCACGGATgtgaaaaaattggtaattaggcttattgaatattataagtgaatatttaaaactgatgatggatgcaaatggtggtataaattgataatttagtttgcaAAATTGAATGTCAttgagtttacaaaaagttaaaataaattggttacaaatgagtaattgggttacccaactcattttttgacttatccatttatacccatctaataaaataggtataaatggattgactcacttatacctatTACTCATTTCAACCCgtccaaatcacccattttgataCTTCTACTTAcacttaaaaaaagaaaaagattcttaTGCGAAACTGTAGACTTCATCTATAGCAATACTCTATTTTTATTGGGAGAAAGAGATTCAACTTTTGTATTCAAACCAAAATGTGTATCATGCATTTCTCTAGTTtaactgaaattttcttttctctttcccttAAAGAGATCTCTACCCAAAATTTTCTAGTTCACCTAAGATGGTATGGGAGTTGGTAAgtattcccaaaaaaaaaagaaaaaaaaaaatatatatatatatatatagacgcATTTAGAAGTCTTTTAACGTCGCTTTCTTTGGAAGATGACttgttaataattttattttggatCTATCTAAAGAAAGCATAATTTCCTGGCTTACGGCATATGATTGACTAAGCCCTGAATTCGCAATTTTCTAACGAATTTAAAGAACTATTTCACACTCATTTTCACACCACGTATGCATGTGATCAATGGAATTTAAAGCATGTACTGGCTGTTGATCAAATTGAAGCTTTCTAAGGGATGACCACAATTATTTTCGCTTACTACATTCTTGACAATCTTTGAGATGCCAATATACCAATCACATGTGCAATCATCCAGAACAAAGCAGAACTTTTGATTAGGAGCCCGTTCATAAACAACAATGCTAAAGCATTTTGTAGATAACAAAAAGAACCCTCTACATAAGAAAATCTTAAAAAAGAGAAGACAAATGTACATATAGCAGGTTGAGGCTCTGAAGGTTCGAGGTTTTGAATTTTAATCTTCCGTTCTTTTTTAGCTCCTTAAATCCCATCATTAATTCCTTTGctagaaaaaatttaaaaataaaaaaaagtacatATAGCACAAAGTTGAGAGTATCAATCGAGGAGATTTTGTGTATTGATGATTCTTCTTGCACTGTAAATTTCCAAGTCAAAGCAAAAACTTCCCATTTACAAATTACAAGTTGAGATGGTATGGTAGTCCACCTTTTCAACTACAAGTATGCCAATTCTCCACTAAGAGAAACAAATGAGTAAACAAGTTGGTTTTTGTCATGGTTAACCATTTTAGTCAATCAAATACGTACTAACACTACTAGTCGCTATTCAACAacattcaatttcaatcaataaGGCATGATATGTGTGGTCCTAGTTTCATAACTAGCCAAACACGACTTGGAATTCTTCACCCTCAAAACCTTGACCAAGTCACCACACATTTCCCTCACGCCGGCGCTACAATCACTCTGCATCACCAACAACACTTTGGTCACGCCGTTGACTTTCAACACGGCCTCCTGAGCCGTCCGATCTCGAGCCAAGCAGCACAAGCTCCAGAGCACCACAATCCCATGCTCCGTCGCCACACCCGAACACTTCATTAATCTCTTAACCACTCCCATAATACACCCCTCGTCTTCACTAATCGCAGCTCTCCCGTCCGTGCACGTGGCAACTGATGCCAATACCTCCACGGCCTTTTCTATAACCGGTCGAACCGCTTCTGAACCGGATAGAATCTCCCCTACGGTTTTAACGATTCCGAACCGGACCAGCTCCTTTTTCGCCGTTTTCGAGGTTGATACTGCGATCAGAGCTGATAAACTTGCTTCGACGGCGTTGCTATCGGTTTCTTCGTTGCTTAATTTGTATAATTCGAATAATAATCCTTGTTTTTCGGCgattttcctttgagaatcggcGTCAGAAGCGATTGATTCGAGAATCTTCGCGGATGCAATCCTCGAGCTCAAGCTACCTTTCCGAAAAAACCAGAAGAATTTGGACAAGTAATCGAAATCGCTTTTCAAAATCTTTTCGTTCAGTAATTCTTTCACTCCATTTTCCGGTGAAATAATCGCCAACACCAAAAGAATCTGGTCGGAAACCTGAGTTTCTTCGGAAGTTCTCAGAATTTCAACCAAATTGGACACTCCGACGGCTGAATTCGCAACAAACCTCCGGTTTTCCTCAGAGAACCTAACAAATTCGACGAGCTTTGTCGCCGACGAGGCTGTGTCTCTGGAGGAGAGGTTTTTGATGAGCTCGAGCGCTTCCGGTTGAGAGATGAGAGAGTTTCGCAAAGACGACGACAGTGAAGAGTTCGGACTGAGCTCCGGTGGCGAGGAGGTGGTGTGGTGGACGTAGAGATGAATGAGGCGGCGGAGAGTGAGGTTTGGAGTGAAGTCGGTGGACGGAAGAACCTGCATGGTCGCCGGACAAGTATTGTGGCCTTGAGAAAGCCAGGCCTGAATGGATGTCCGGTCGTATGTGACGCCGGTACAGAGACTCACCGGAGACTTCATCACGTCCATTGAAATCGGGCACCGGAATAAGTTCGGTACCGTAAGATTAAGGTACAACTCATCTCTTTTAAAAGCAGCATTAGTAGTTCTACCTATAGCAGTAGTTGTTGTACTCTTGTCgcccaccattttttttctcttgtttcttcagCTGAAAGATCGCTTTAGCAGAGTAGAAAAATGGGGGGCTTATatcctatatatatatgaaaggaGGAGGAAGAGAGGAAAAGGGATGACGTCGTTTTGGTCAAAGTTTGGGACGAGTTTTAAAGTAAACGAGTACGACTACCGTCCAAGTGTGAAATTTTCGAATTGAATTAGGAtttaaaaattgatttttttttccatatagGAGCGTGGGTCCTACGCGTTGAAATATTAGTTGGGTATGTGTTGGAAAATTGGGATTATGGAATTTAGTAGTATATGCATGAATTGTTGTGGCATGTGTGTTGGGGTATCCAAGTCAAACGGGATTTGTTTTTGGATCTTGGGGTCCTGTATTCCGTGTTGTATTAGGTGATgcatcaaatatatttttccTCTTAGAACTTAGAAGAGGTGATGTACCAACTATGATTGAGGTAAACAAATTGGTCTCTAGAGATTGAACCATTAAATTAACTACAAAGGAGTTGTAATCAACAAAAGATCAAGACTCTCCTTGGCCCCCGCCCCGGGGAGGGGGGGAATCCAGCTGCAGGGCAGCGTAAGTTGGAATACTCCTGTgttgataaaaagaaaaaagaaaaaacccaaTAGATCAAGACTCGAGAGTTCAAGTCAAAAGAAATAGTAGATAGGCAAATAATATtagcattttttaaaaatatctcgAACACTCGAACTCTTGTTTAAAAAAGGAGTGATGAAATAAAAGGATCTAAGCCTTTTTAGAGCGCCAATATTATCTTATTTTATTAGAATCAGACGTCTTATTATAGGTTAACTTGTGTTACGAGAGATTTTCAGAACCGTGATGAATTGTGTTTTTTGTCATTCATTACTAACATAAATATCATCCTCCATGCAACCAACTGTGAAGACTAGACGAACATTATTATTTGTCTGATGGGCTCTTAAGTTAATCTTAAGTTAAAAATTGGGGATATGCACATTTTTGTCAGTCATTCTTTTCTCTGAAGTTTGAGTTTGTTTATATATACTTAATACCTGAAATAATCagccaaaaacttcaccaaattccAGCCCTGTATGACTTTCCTTTTCATCTCTATAATCCGGATGTAGTAATTCTgctttcattttcttgcttaaaaCTCCTATTTCAACTTTCTGTCTGAAATGGTTATGGGAAACTAATGCAGCAGCTACTGCCACATGCTTTCTAGTTCAATTGAAGACGTAAAAGAAAGGACAAGaagattttcttcttcttttttttatcgAAAAAAGTTTGAATGAGTTCAGTTCGGATCACCAAAATGGGTAAGAAGATGAGAAATTTGGTCTCTCAAATTAG contains the following coding sequences:
- the LOC113711766 gene encoding U-box domain-containing protein 28-like, which gives rise to MVGDKSTTTTAIGRTTNAAFKRDELYLNLTVPNLFRCPISMDVMKSPVSLCTGVTYDRTSIQAWLSQGHNTCPATMQVLPSTDFTPNLTLRRLIHLYVHHTTSSPPELSPNSSLSSSLRNSLISQPEALELIKNLSSRDTASSATKLVEFVRFSEENRRFVANSAVGVSNLVEILRTSEETQVSDQILLVLAIISPENGVKELLNEKILKSDFDYLSKFFWFFRKGSLSSRIASAKILESIASDADSQRKIAEKQGLLFELYKLSNEETDSNAVEASLSALIAVSTSKTAKKELVRFGIVKTVGEILSGSEAVRPVIEKAVEVLASVATCTDGRAAISEDEGCIMGVVKRLMKCSGVATEHGIVVLWSLCCLARDRTAQEAVLKVNGVTKVLLVMQSDCSAGVREMCGDLVKVLRVKNSKSCLASYETRTTHIMPY